Part of the Streptomyces sp. WMMC500 genome is shown below.
GGCGTCGTCGACGACGCCGTAGAGCTCGAGCAGCGCGGCGACGTCGTAGTCCTTGCAGCCGCCCTGGCCCAGCTCCAGCCGGCACAGCTTGGCGACCGAGGCGCCGATCTCGCGGGCCGCCTCCTGCAACTGGATGCCCCGGTCCCGGCGGAGCCGGCGCAGCCGGGAGCCGAGCACGGACCTGCAGACGGGCCTGCCGCCGCGCTCCTGCCGGTCGGTGAGCGGGATCCCCGGGTCGTGCACTGCCGCCATCGGCACCGTCATCGGTCCTCCGCAGGCTCGGTCCTCCGCAGATGGGCCGTCGCCACCAAGACTCACGCTACGGGCGAAGGGTAACCCGCCACAGGGGGCAAATGCGCACGATGGCCCGATCTTTGCGTGCCCGCCTACGGTTTCCGGCCGACCCCGCCCAGGACCGCCATCTCGACGGGGCTGCCGATGTCCACCGGCTCTGGCCGCCACAGCGGGCAGGACACCACGCCGGGCTCGACCGGTTCCAGACCGTCGAGGTAGCCGGCTATCTCCGCCTCGGTGCGCAGGTGGTACGGCACGGCGCCGGTGGCGTTGTAGCCGTCGATGGCCCGGGTGTACTTCTCGTTCCCGTCGACGCCGTCCCGTATCGCCAGGTAACTGCCGGACGGCAGCGGGTCCATCAGCCGCCGCACCACCGACCGGGCCTGCTCGTAGCCGTCGACGTGCGCCAGGATGCCCATCAGGATGACGGCGACGGGCCGGTCGAAGTCCAGGGTGCGCGCCGCGCCCGCGAGTATCGCCTCGGGGTCCTCCACGTCGGCGTCGAGGTACGCGGTCGCGCCCTCGCGGGTGCTGGTGAGCAGGCCGCGGGCGTGGGCGAGGACGAGCTTGTCGTTGTCGACGTAGACGATGCGGGACTCGGGGGCGATCCGCTGGGCCACCTCGTGGGTGTTGTCCGCGGTGGGCAGGCCGGTGCCGATGTCCAGGAACTGCCGTACGCCCGCCTCCCCGGCGAGGTGGGTGACGACCCGCCGGAGGAACTGCCGCCCGCTGCGGGCCAGATCGATGATCTCCGGGAAGACCTCCTGGAAGCGGGCGCTGGCGGCGCGGTCCGGCGCGTAGTTGTCCTTGCCGCCGATCCAGTGGTTGAAGATCCTCGCCGAGTGCGGCACCGACGTGTCGACGACCACCGGCTCGGCGCCGTCGTCGAATGTTTCCTCTGACATGTACTCCACCGTCCGGGGTCGGGGGCGCGGCCCGGACAACGTAGCCGAGCCGAGGCCCGCCGTCACCCCGCGTCCGCGGGCCCGGTCGCCGGACGTCCGGTCACGCCCCGTCGCCCGCGATGCCGCGGGACATCGCGAGGTGGCTCGCCAGCAGTCCGCCGTCCACCGGCAGGCCGACGCCGGTGATCCACGCCGCGTCGCGGGAGGCGAGGAAGGCCACCGCCGCCGCGATGTCGTCCGGTTCGCCGACGCGGCCCAGCGGGTAGTGCTCCACGACCCGGGCCAGGACCTCGGGCCGGTCCTGCCAGACGGCGGTGCGGACGGTCCCGGGCTCGACGAGGTTCACGCGCACGCCGCGCGCCGCGCTCTCCACGGCCAGGGTGCGGGTGAGGGAGGCGAGCGCGGCCTTGGCGGCGCTGTACGCGTGCTCGCCGTAGTGGCGTTCGGCGTTGACCGAGCCGATGTTGACGATCGCGGCCCGGCCGGGTGCGTCGGCCAGGAGCGGCAGCGCCGCGCGGGCGCAGCGCGCCGCGCCGTGCAGGGTG
Proteins encoded:
- a CDS encoding SAM-dependent methyltransferase, whose translation is MSEETFDDGAEPVVVDTSVPHSARIFNHWIGGKDNYAPDRAASARFQEVFPEIIDLARSGRQFLRRVVTHLAGEAGVRQFLDIGTGLPTADNTHEVAQRIAPESRIVYVDNDKLVLAHARGLLTSTREGATAYLDADVEDPEAILAGAARTLDFDRPVAVILMGILAHVDGYEQARSVVRRLMDPLPSGSYLAIRDGVDGNEKYTRAIDGYNATGAVPYHLRTEAEIAGYLDGLEPVEPGVVSCPLWRPEPVDIGSPVEMAVLGGVGRKP
- a CDS encoding SDR family oxidoreductase codes for the protein MTRFEGYAALVTGAGQGIGEAVARRFAAEGARVLVTDRDGGRAERAAAAIRAAGGTAEPRACDVTDGEAVRAAVAHAADSFGGLHVLVNNAYAVHRDPPRFEDWREPDWYEDFEVTLHGAARCARAALPLLADAPGRAAIVNIGSVNAERHYGEHAYSAAKAALASLTRTLAVESAARGVRVNLVEPGTVRTAVWQDRPEVLARVVEHYPLGRVGEPDDIAAAVAFLASRDAAWITGVGLPVDGGLLASHLAMSRGIAGDGA